A genomic region of Colletotrichum destructivum chromosome 1, complete sequence contains the following coding sequences:
- a CDS encoding Putative cytochrome P450, producing MFACLPAVWSWKAGFGQLCSSVSNQHQGFDWPCYPGCQRFSIPDLLSGEREITQTYLCSQSGVATPALGSLPRRRTWFHKEHKTEINTETAIIMAWIFASQTTLSLENYWIRLLSPILIYLVAKYIWRAFLCPLANFPGPRMAGITKLYEAYHVLIKNDWLDNLVSLHEQYGPVVRIGPNELHFIDHKFSLEHHKRPDLLKCDNYYGILNKLLGGLVSPSDHSKRAASMRPIFSGQTLAEFAPTMDKHIESLHSRLTDAAMDTEAVNLTHFLWAYTNDVMLSYVTEEDNGWLKNYDLGAVHDTTRAFSAIDLATTFRCMPPLKMMLDVFPAIRSYSPLGWLDELVASHLRPIVKSWDDENSHQGILSRIFNEIGNETHAVQESSQAIFIGNESLLSNLTFVVHHLVKNPECVKKIRAELDTLDIGTYGHRVWRDQKIFSLKYLDAVCKESTRLSSPGWHRQPRQSQTPIDYHGTIIPAMTSLSFTLHLLEHDPELFPEPDTFKPERWLGYSEESKAARSHSVTFGTGTRTCLGQQIANKVLRKTVAFLVYNFNITLWNEKLDRTEGYRYLSTYPKKGHEGYMRVRLNPRFSCDS from the exons ATGTTTGCGTGTTTGCCTGCAGTTTGGTCTTGGAAAGCTGGATTCGGTCAGCTCTGCAGCTCAGTTTCGAACCAACACCAAGGCTTTGATTGGCCTTGTTATCCTGGGTGTCAAAGATTCTCTATCCCAGATCTTTTGAGCGGTGAACGCGAAATCACGCAAACATATCTCTGCAGCCAAAGTGGCGTGGCTACTCCTG CTTTGGGCTCTCTCCCCAGACGTCGAACGTGGTTTCACAAAGAGCACAAGACAGAAATCAACACCGAGACCGCAATCATCATGGCCTGGATTTTCGCTTCTCAGACGACGTTGAGTCTTGAAAACTACTGGATCAGACTTCTCTCCCCAATCCTCATCTACCTGGTCGCCAAGTACATATGGCGGGCCTTTCTCTGTCCTCTTGCCAACTTCCCTGGGCCGCGAATGGCTGGCATCACCAAGCTTTACGAGGCTTACCATGTCCTGATCAAGAATGACTGGCTCGACAATCTTGTCTCACTACATGAACAATATG GACCCGTCGTCAGGATCGGGCCCAACGAGCTTCACTTTATCGATCACAAATTCAGCTTGGAGCACCACAAACGCCCGGATCTCCTGAAGTGCGACAACTACTACGGCATTCTCAACAAGCTTCTTGGAGGTCTGGTCAGCCCTAGTGACCATTCAAAGAGGGCAGCGTCCATGCGCCCTATTTTCTCGGGGCAGACTCTCGCCGAATTTGCCCCAACAATGGACAAACACATCGAATCCCTGCACTCGCGCCTCACGGATGCCGCGATGGACACCGAGGCAGTCAACCTGACTCACTTCCTCTGGGCTTACACCAACGATGTCATGCTCTCTTACGTCACCGAAGAGGACAACGGATGGCTGAAGAACTATGATTTGGGAGCCGTCCACGACACCACGCGCGCCTTCAGTGCCATCGATCTCGCCACGACTTTTCGGTGCATGCCACCCCTCAAGATGATGCTCGATGTCTTTCCTGCTATTCGGTCCTACTCGCCTCTCGGCTGGCTTGATGAA CTGGTTGCTTCACACCTCCGACCAATCGTCAAGTCTTGGGATGACGAGAACAGCCATCAGGGTATCCTTTCACGGATTTTCAACGAGATTGGAAACGAGACTCACGCGGTACAAGAGTCGTCGCAGGCCATCTTCATCGGCAATGAGTCGCTCCTGAGCAATCTGACATTCGTGGTTCATCATCTGGTCAAGAATCCGGAATGCGTAAAGAAGATTCGGGCCGAACTCGATACCCTGGACATCGGAACGTACGGCCATCGTGTGTGGAGAGACCAGAAGATTTTTAGCCTGAAATACCTT GACGCAGTATGCAAAGAGTCGACCAGGTTGAGCTCGCCAGGCTGGCATCGGCAACCGAGACAGAGCCAAACACCCATCGACTATCACGGCACAATAATTCCTGCAATG ACCAGCCTCAGTTTTACCCTGCACTTGCTCGAGCACGACCCCGAGCTCTTCCCCGAGCCGGACACCTTCAAGCCCGAGCGGTGGCTTGGGTATAGCGAGGAGTCCAAGGCAGCCCGCAGTCATTCTGTCACGTTTGGAACCGGCACCCGGACATGTCTGGGACAGCA AATCGCGAACAAGGTCCTGCGCAAGACGGTCGCATTCCTTGTCTACAACTTCAACATTACGTTGTGGAATGAGAAGCTCGATAGAACTGAAGGATACAGGTACTTGAGTACATACCCCAAGAAGGGCCACGAGGGTTACATGAGGGTTCGTTTGAATCCGCGGTTCAGTTGCGATTCATAG
- a CDS encoding Putative SANT/Myb domain-containing protein, with translation MFMNAPPRLGYHGLDVFAFEQDMKARAQQRFNDRRQRKFFVRNCKFPLSHNGRPTQQPGVMASEDWSLASVPDGIQDSFEAQQLRNRYLAGTAGSPYADHDHGIYFQRAQRLDGSLGNKRTVVDHTHLWQPPFGVHDVNDIQSMFAPMQYQFDMAPMDGLHMPLSNGMGQGMPTSSPEFASSDAGTSFGSFSSCSFASADGSGIITSPSDQFDYAHSPYTNSSMVHEDLHNNIKRAPPSPPPFSEPAPLHFFVTSQEQLVEGQCHMDGHEEAMRAAVLENQGGCNGIKADPATLHMLSSRPRRELPDQSRSSRTGPGSSSRRRGSLCRKQSVSAAAAHKSEPRPTQSKQSKPCPAQASPMDPTERSAKDEYLLKAKQEGLTYREIRVKGNFTEAESTLRGRYRTLTKNKEARVRKPEWTDKDVHLLQRAVRKFAKGNDPASTKIPWKQVAEYIQRNGGSYLFGNATCRKKWDELVLAALEGHM, from the exons ATGTTTATGAACGCCCCTCCCCGTTTGGGCTACCATGGTTTGGACGTCTTCGCCTTTGAACAGGACATGAAAGCCAGAGCTCAACAGCGCTTCAACGACCGACGCCAGAGGAAGTTCTTCGTGCGAAACTGCAAGTTTCCTTTGAGCCACAACGGTAGACCGACACAGCAACCGGGAGTCATGGCAAGCGAGGATTGGTCTTTGGCCAGCGTACCGGACGGAATCCAAGACAGCTTCGAG GCCCAGCAGCTTAGGAACAGATATCTGGCTGGCACCGCGGGTAGCCCCTACGCTGACCATGATCATGGCATCTATTTTCAGAGAGCCCAGCGGCTTGATGGCTCTTTGGGCAACAAGCGAACCGTCGTGGACCATACCCATCTCTGGCAGCCGCCATTTGGAGTCCACGACGTGAACGACATCCAGTCCATGTTCGCACCAATGCAATATCAGTTCGACATGGCCCCCATGGATGGCCTTCACATGCCATTATCAAACGGCATGGGCCAGGGCATGCCCACATCCTCTCCAGAATTTGCTTCTTCGGACGCTGGTACAAGTTTCGGGAGCTTCTCGTCGTGCTccttcgcctcggccgacggCTCTGGCATCATCACCAGTCCCTCGGACCAGTTCGATTACGCCCACTCGCCCTACACCAACTCGTCAATGGTACACGAGGACCTCcacaacaacatcaagagagctcctccatcgccgccgcccttctccgaACCGGCTCCTCTCCACTTCTTTGTGACGTCGCAGGAACAGCTTGTCGAGGGCCAGTGCCATATGGATGGTCACGAAGAGGCAATGCGGGCTGCCGTGCTGGAGAATCAAGGCGGCTGCAACGGCATCAAGGCCGATCCAGCAACCCTGCACATGCTGTCGTCGAGGCCACGAAGGGAACTTCCCGATCAATCGCGGTCGTCGCGGACGGGTCCAGGCAGTtcgtctcgccgtcgaggttcCCTGTGTCGCAAGCAGTCCGtatccgccgccgctgcacACAAGTCAGAGCCGCGGCCGACGCAGTCAAAGCAGTCAAAGCCCTGCCCGGCACAAGCCTCTCCGATGGACCCCACGGAGCGTTCGGCCAAGGACGAATACCtgctcaaggccaagcagGAAGGGCTGACGTACCGCGAGATCCGAGTCAAGGGCAATttcaccgaggccgagtcgACGCTTCGCGGTCGATACCGCACGCTCACGAAGAACAAGGAAGCGAGGGTCCGGAAGCCCGAATGGACCGACAAGGAC GTTCATCTGCTCCAGAGGGCCGTCCGTAAGTTCGCCAAGGGCAACGATCCGGCCTCAACCAAGATCCCTTGGAAACAGGTGGCCGAGTACATCCAGCGGAACGGCGGTTCGTACCTGTTCGGAAACGCCACCTGCCGCAAGAAATGGGACGAGCTCGTCTTAGCCGCATTGGAGGGCCATATGTAA
- a CDS encoding Putative Ap4A phosphorylase 1/2, ATP adenylyltransferase, HIT-like superfamily, translating to MTSFSFYIPTTWQHHLASRIVLTSNHSGLAQHEDMSPIKAPANLPELVKAAFAKARSNGDLTYFATQATVLDANSVPFQLRFSPALANKPAAPRPKPDELHKPFDPFESPEKGPLFITDLPESSHNLVLNKFAVVPEHFILATKAFKQQNHLLEPDDLAAAYACIEAYRRYHGDGELYAFFNSGPHSGASQPHRHIQLLPVARMKDGLQDDSRWDVLAKQLGSSDFPGLPFSIFADKIHPDMTPEELHVIYLSLFKSAVDAVKAHIGAVDDPGNGDASISYNLAMTSDRLVVLPRLAEGAAIFQDGTPVGKLSLNGTVLAGTALVKNEIEWNALKAETNGTIQLLQVLSKIGIPADACHSRKL from the exons ATGACCTCATTTTCATTCTACATACCTACAACCTGGCAACACCACCTTGCAAGTCGCATTGTCCTCACCAGCAACCATTCGGGACTTGCGCAACACGAAGACATGTCGCCTATCAAGGCCCCAGCAAACCTGCCGGAGCTCGTCAAAGCCGCATTCGCCAAGGCTCGCTCTAACGGTGACCTGACCTACTTTGCGACCCAGGccaccgtcctcgacgcGAATTCAGTCCCT TTCCAGCTGAGATTCTCCCCAGCCCTAGCAAACAAGCCGGCCGCACCGAGACCGAAGCCCGACGAGCTACACAAACCCTTCGATCCGTTCGAGAGCCCTGAGAAGGGCCCGCTGTTCATTACCGACCTGCCCGAGTCGAGCCACAATCTGGTCTTGAACAAGTTCGCGGTGGTCCCTGAACACTTCATCTTGGCTACCAAGGCCTTCAAGCAGCAGAACCATCTTCTCGAACCCGATGACTTGGCGGCAGCGTATGCCTGCATTGAGGCATACAGGCGGTACCACGGGGACGGCGAGCTCTACGCTTTCTTCAACAGCGGCCCGCACTCGGGGGCGAGCCAACCACACCGTCACATCCAGCTGTTGCCAGTCGCGCGGATGAAGGATGGGCTGCAGGATGACTCGCGGTGGGATGTGTTGGCGAAGCAGCTTGGCTCGTCCGACTTCCCCGGGCTGCCATTTTCAATCTTTGCAGACAAGATCCACCCTGACATGACACCCGAGGAGCTGCATGTCATCTATCTGTCGCTTTTCAAGTCAGCCGTCGATGCGGTCAAGGCCCACATCGGCGCGGTGGACGAccccggcaacggcgacgcctCCATCAGCTACAACCTTGCCATGACTAGTGACCGTTTGGTCGTCTTGCCCCGATTGGCCGAGGGGGCAGCCATCTTTCAGGACGGAACGCCGGTGGGCAAGCTCAGCCTTAACGGGACGGTCCTGGCGGGAACGGCGCTGGTCAAGAACGAAATTGAATGGAACGCGCTGAAGGCAGAAACCAATGGCACCATCCAATTGCTGCAGGTTCTGTCCAAGATTGGCATCCCCGCAGATGCGTGTCATAGTAGAAAGCTTTGA
- a CDS encoding Putative Fat storage-inducing transmembrane protein, whose protein sequence is MDTPPAPSMRSKTRRALDELNGATTSPPSSSPRTTRNSPFLPTPTETIALASFPVILFFGTVFSLLSPDVRASHYDAAAQAHSQSTAPSYFARKSNLFNIIFVKRGWFWVTAAFFAFVLTHPATKNITTRVQATLRWALVTTWWFFVTQWFFGPAIIDRGFRWTGGKCELVEEKVEMGEGDAKEVFTAVACKASGGRWSGGHDISGHVFLLVLGTGFLLSEVGWVVMRWKGSSREERSVVMTDGAIKTATVESQGLRGEPVPGDALGLGGKFAAAIIGLSSWMLLMTAIYFHTWFEKVTGLVTAFVALYGVYILPRFIPAIRQAVGLPGI, encoded by the exons ATGGACACACCACCGGCACCCAGCATGCGGTCCAAGACTAGGCGCGCACTCGACGAACTCAACGGCGCCACGACTTCGcccccctcgtcgtcccccaGGACGACGCGAAACAGCCCCTTTTTGCCTACGCCCACCGAGACGATAGCGTTGGCCTCCTTCCCGGTCATACTCTTCTTCGGTACCGTCTTCTCGCTGCTCTCTCCCGACGTCCGCGCCTCGCACTacgacgccgcggcgcaggcgcaCTCCCAgtccacggcgccgtcgtacTTTGCGCGCAAGTCGAACCTGTTCAACATCATATTTGTCAAGCGCGGCTGGTTCTGGGTCacggccgccttcttcgccttcgtccTCACCCACCCGGCGACCAAGAACATTACGACGCGCGTACAGGCCACGCTCCGCTGGGCGCTCGTCACGACGTGGTGGTTCTTCGTCACGCAGTGGTTCTTCGGCCCGGCCATAATCGACCGCGGTTTCCGCTGGACCGGAGGAAAGtgcgagctcgtcgaggagaaggttgAGATGGGCGAGGGAGACGCCAAGGAGGTATTCACTGCGGTCGCGTGCAAAGCCTCCGGCGGGCGCTGGAGCGGCGGCCACGACATCTCGGGGCATGTGTTCCTCCTGGTCTTGGGCACCGGCTTCCTCTTATCCGAGGTCGGATGGGTGGTGATGCGCTGGAAGGGGTCGAGCAGAGAAGAGCGCAGCGTCGTCATGACGGACGGCGCCATCAAGACGGCCACCGTCGAGTCGCAGGGTCTGCGAGGAGAGCCCGTCCCCGGCGACGCCCTGGGCTTGGGCGGAAAGTTCGCGGCTGCCATCATTGGCTTGAGCTCTTGGATGCTGCTTATGACGGCCATCTACTTCCACACCTGGTTTGAAAAG GTCACCGGTCTTGTTACTGCCTTCGTCGCGCTGTACGGCGTATATATCCTCCCTCGATTCATCCCGGCGATACGACAGGCTGTTGGCCTGCCCGGAATTTAG
- a CDS encoding Putative pectate lyase superfamily protein, which produces MMGLSSVLTTTLLALRLFSLDALAAPTPDPVPQAATPGAAAGFWVSTIERRGTSAFGDANYKIYRNVKDYGAKGDGSSDDTVAIQAAMDDGNRCGFGCDSQTTTPALVYFPTGTYVVSKPIVMKYYTHMVGDATALPTIKAAASFTGMAVIDANPYDNQGNNAHTNQNNFWKLVRNFNIDLTGMPFTSGAGIHWQVAQATSLQNIVFNMRTDGGEANVQQGIFIDNGSGGFMTDLTFNGGKYGAFMGSQQFTTRNLTFNNCKTAVYMNWNWLWTFQDVKINNCGVGIDMSNGGGASQTVGSVLLLDSVISNTPVGILTAYSPASSATNGSLILDNVDMSANVPAAVQMLDTKATILPGNQKIASFIQGKTYTGAAAGSGKAVQAAQDAVVKPAVLLASDGKVVTRSKPQYEKVPASSFLSAKANGCKGDGKSDDTAAIQALFNKAGPNDIVYFDHGAYIISDTVEVPKDIKITGEVWPLLMANGAAFKDQANPKVVFRVGKPGDVGTFEMSDLIIQTQGPQAGAILMEYNIAGSTPGAAGLWDVHFRIGGSAGTQLQSDKCAKNPNVTAPANPECIGAYMLTHMTAESSGYFENTWWWVADHELDLPDRKAQINIYNGRGVLCEATKGTWFWGTASEHNVLYNYQFNKASNVYMAHIQTETAYFQGNPDAKTPFTVNQAILDPNFDTFCAGQGNRCARTWGVRAIDSKDILIYGAGLYSFFDNYDQVCVGQNNCQDHMVSLENSDVKFFGLSTKAAVNMVTVNGKSAALDSDNRNNFCATVALFQAPSL; this is translated from the exons ATGATGGGTCTCTCCTCGGTCCTCACGACCACCCTCCTGGCCTTGCGCCTCTTCTCTCTGGACGCGCTCGCGGCTCCCACGCCCGATCCCGTGCCCCAGGCTGCCACCCCCGGTgcggccgccggcttctGGGTCTCGACGATCGAGCGCCGCGGCACCTCTGCATTTGGCGATGCCAACTACAAGATCTATCGCAACGTCAAGGACTACGGTGCCAAGGGTGATGGCTCCAGCGACGACACCGTTGCTATCCAGGCCG CGATGGACGACGGAAACCGCTGCGGTTTCGGCTGTGACTCCCAGACCACGACGCCTGCGCTCGTCTACTTCCCGACCGGCACCTACGTCGTCAGCAAGCCCATCGTCATGAAGTACTACACCCACATGGTCGGAGACGCCACCGCCTTGCCTACCATCAAGGCGGCCGCGAGCTTCACCGGCATGGCTGTGATCGATGCCAACCCGTACGACAATCAGGGCAATAACGCTCACACAAACCAGAACA ACTTTTGGAAGCTCGTTCGCAACTTCAACATCGACTTGACTGGCATGCCCTTCACCTCCGGTGCCGGCATTCACTGGCAGGTCGCCCAGGCCACCAGCCTGCAGAACATCGTCTTCAACATGCGCACCGACGGAGGCGAGGCCAACGTCCAGCAGGGTATCTTCATCGACAATGGGTCCGGCGGCTTCATGACCGACCTGACGTTCAATGGCGGCAAGTATGGTGCTTTCATGGGATCGCAGCAGTTCACCACGCGTAACCTGA CCTTCAACAACTGCAAGACGGCCGTCTACATGAACTGGAACTGGCTCTGGACCTTCCAGGACGTCAAGATCAACAACTGCGGCGTCGGTATCGACATGTCCAACGGCGGTGGCGCTTCGCAGACGGTCGGCTCCGTGCTGCTCCTCGACAGCGTCATCAGCAACACGCCCGTCGGCATCCTGACCGCCTACAGCCCGGCATCGTCCGCGACTAACGGCAGTCTGAtcctcgacaacgtcgacaTGTCGGCCAACgttcccgccgccgtccagatGCTCGACACCAAGGCCACCATCCTCCCCGGCAACCAAAAGATCGCCTCCTTCATCCAGGGCAAGACATAcacgggcgccgccgccggcagcggcaaggctgtccaggccgcccaggacgccgtcgtcaagcccgccgtcctcctcgcctcaGACGGCAAGGTTGTCACGCGCAGCAAGCCGCAGTACGAGAAGGTGCCGGCCAGCTCGTTCCTCAgcgccaaggccaacggcTGCAAGGGCGACGGGAAGAGCGACGACACGGCGGCCATCCAGGCGCTGttcaacaaggccggccccaACGACATTGTCTACTTTGACCACGGCGCGTACATCATCTCGGACACGGTCGAAGTGCCCAAGGACATCAAGATCACGGGTGAGGTCTGGCCTCTGCTGATGGCCAACGGCGCGGCCTTCAAGGACCAGGCCAACCCCAAGGTCGTCTTCCGTGTCGGCaagcccggcgacgtcggcacGTTCGAGATGAGCGACCTCATCATCCAGACCCAGGGACCccaggccggcgccatcctcaTGGAGTACAACATCGCCGGGTCCACGCCCGGTGCGGCCGGCCTCTGGGACGTCCACTTCCGCATCGGAGGCAGCGCCGGCACCCAGCTCCAGTCGGACAAGTGCGCCAAGAACCCCAACGTGACGGCGCCCGCCAACCCCGAGTGCATCGGCGCCTATATGCTCACCCACATGACGGCCGAGTCGTCGGGCTACTTTGAGAACacgtggtggtgggtggccGACCACGAGCTCGACCTGCCGGACCGCAAGGCCCAGATCAACATCTACAACGGCCGCGGCGTGCTCTGCGAGGCGACCAAGGGCACCTGGTTCTGGGGCACGGCGTCGGAGCACAACGTGCTGTACAACTACCAGTTCAACAAGGCCTCCAACGTCTACATGGCGCACATCCAGACCGAGACGGCCTACTTCCAGGGCAACCCGGATGCCAAGACGCCCTTCACCGTCAACCAGGCCATCCTCGACCCCAACTTCGACACCTTCTGCGCGGGGCAGGGCAACAGGTGCGCGCGCACGTGGGGCGTCCGCGCCATCGACTCCAAAGACATCCTCATctacggcgccggcctgtACTCCTTCTTCGACAACTACGACCAGGTGTGTGTCGGCCAGAACAACTGCCAGGACCACATGGTGTCCCTCGAGAACAGCGACGTCAAGTTCTTCGGCCTCAGCACCAAGGCGGCCGTCAACATGGTGACGGTCAACGGCAAGAGCGCGGCGCTCGACAGCGACAACCGCAACAACTTCTGCGCAACCGTCGCGCTCTTCCAGGCGCCGTCCCTCTAG
- a CDS encoding Putative F-box domain, WD40/YVTN repeat-like-containing domain superfamily — translation MSGRIYHVSEWAPTQDAIHDEPASASAIQEDDMDGHVNTRPSFQQQRRLRSMSLSLPWRRKSCILHLDSDLPSHLEELSLERSRSHGSPSDDNAFKHTLDTHAPGHGNGNGNGNGNGNGNGSIKGMFRRASISLKGMVHHHKRHSIGGAHGLGLGLDDAHHQIQRPGTSHTHSPWHRLRQATSFRHTKSSHGHDAAQGDAPASDPFFPCLPLPGNANEPPVIPFHTGGAAKAAAAAQNQALHNKWLRASSDDFTDRESGIGITVTGGDSDVDLEAEDANISRIDFIAQLPVELAIQVLAHLDATALGTASRVSREWQQMIKNQHVWRESFLREKTGTYATSLPVQPGTGQGVPPINPDVNWKHIYKAKDELDRRWREGKAKPVYLNGHLDSIYCLQFDETKIITGSRDKTIRVWDMRTFECRLVIGPPEVVNDVSLLLDEDGNTVHYATLPDNQRANPSMPAMVSFPTHHKASILCLQYDDRMLVTGSSDSSCIVYNVRSGYRPIRRLQHHTAAVLDLAFDEKHIITCSKDVSICVWDRATGTLLRQLRGHSGPVNAVQMRGNTIVSCSGDFRVKLWNIDTGKNIREFQGHTKGLACSQFSEDGRYVASAGNDKVIRIWDANTGECLREMKAHDNLVRSLHIDSVSGRLVSGSYDTDIKVFDMETGRQLLDFPRWHASWVLSAKSDYRRIVSTGQDPKILIMDFGADVPGIEALESGGVCEIEGGYI, via the exons AACGCCGCCTTCGTAGCATGAGTCTCTCGTTGCCCTGGCGCCGCAAATCATGCATCCTCCATCTCGACTCCGACCTTCCGAGCCATCTCGAAGAACTCTCCCTCGAGCGATCTCGGAGCCACGGCAGCCCCAGCGACGATAATGCCTTCAAGCACACACTTGACACACACGCGCCAGGACACGGCAATGGCAATGGAaatggcaacggcaacggcaatgGCAACGGCAGCATTAAGGGCATGTTTCGTCGCGCCTCCATTTCGCTGAAGGGCATGGTACACCACCACAAGAGACACTCCATCGGCGGTGCCCATGGACTTGGGCTCGGTCTCGACGATGCCCATCACCAGATCCAGCGCCCGGGGACTTCCCACACACACTCGCCCTGGCATCGTCTCCGTCAAGCCACGAGCTTCCGCCACACCAAATCCTCTCACGGCCACGATGCCGCCCAAGGCGATGCCCCGGCTTCCGATCCATTCTTCCCTTGCCTGCCGCTCCCTGGCAACGCCAACGAGCCGCCGGTCATTCCTTTCCATACCGGCGGAGCTGCCAAAGCAGCCGCTGCCGCGCAGAACCAGGCACTTCACAACAAGTGGCTCCGTGCCTCATCAGACGACTTCACCGATCGTGAGAGCGGTATTGGCATCACTGTCACGGGCGGCGACTCGGATGTCGACTTGGAGGCAGAGGATGCCAATATCAGCCGTATCGACTTTATCGCCCAGCTCCCTGTCGAGCTGGCGATTCAGGTGCTCGCCCATCTTGACGCAaccgccctcggcaccgcGAGCAGGGTCTCCCGCGAATGGCAGCAGATGATCAAGAACCAGCATGTCTGGAGGGAGTCTTTCCTACGCGAGAAGACGGGTACCTATGCGACCAGTCTCCCCGTCCAGCCAGGAACTGGCCAGGGTGTGCCCCCGATCAACCCCGACGTCAACTGGAAGCACATCtacaaggccaaggacgagctcgaccgGCGTTGGCGGGAGGGCAAGGCAAAGCCCGTATATCTGAACGGCCACTTGGACAGTATTTACTGCCTGCAGTTTGACGA GACCAAGATCATCACTGGCTCCCGCGACAAGACGATCCGGGTCTGGGACATGCGGACTTTTGAATGCCGCCTGGTCATTGGACCGCCCGAGGTCGTCAACGACGTCTCCCttctgctcgacgaggacggcaacacAGTTCACTATGCTACCCTTCCCGACAACCAAAGAGCAAACCCGTCGATGCCCGCAATGGTTTCGTTCCCCACACACCATAAAGCTTCGATTCTCTGCTTGCAGTACGACGACCGCATGCTCGTGACGGGCTCGTCTGACTCTAGTTGCATCGTGTACAATGTCCGCTCGGGCTACAGACCGATCCGCCGTCTCCAGCATCACACCGCCGCTGTGCTGGACCTCGCGTTCGACGAGAAGCACATCATCACCTGCAGCAAGGACGTCAGCATCTGTGTCTGGGACCGCGCCACGGGCACTCTGCTCCGTCAGCTGCGTGGGCACTCGGGCCCTGTCAACGCCGTCCAGATGCGCGGGAACACCATAGTGTCGTGCTCCGGCGACTTCCGCGTCAAGCTTTGGAACATCGACACGGGCAAGAACATCAGGGAGTTCCAGGGCCACACCAAAGGCCTGGCGTGCTCCCAGTTCTCAGAAGACGGCCGCTACGTCGCCTCGGCGGGCAACGACAAGGTCATTCGCATCTGGGATGCCAACACGGGCGAGTGCCTCCGCGAGATGAAGGCCCATGACAACCTTGTGCGCAGCCTGCACATCGACTCGGTCAGCGGCCGTCTTGTCAGCGGCAGTTACGACACAGACATCAAGGTGTTCGACATGGAGACGGGTCGGCAATTGCTCGACTTCCCGCGATGGCATGCTAGCTGGGTGCTCAGCGCGAAGAGTGACTACCGGCGGATCGTCAGCACAGGTCAAGATCCCAAGATCCTCATCATGGACTttggcgccgacgtgccgggcatcgaggccctggagAGCGGCGGTGTCTGTGAGATCGAGGGCGGATACATCTGA